A genomic segment from Bradyrhizobium diazoefficiens USDA 110 encodes:
- a CDS encoding ATP-binding protein, with product MLENEPGTGAEGGLKRWLEGIGLAHYSDLFAQHRLDLDVMADLTESDLVELGLPLGDRKRLQRAMAALFQAETAEAPAAAAPPQARAEVGAERRQLTTMFCDMVDSTSLSVQFDPEDVRDLIASFRETCVRVVKHYEGFAARFVGDGILVYFGYPTAHEDDAERAVRAGLEIVRVLSTARAIEPRGALSHSPAVRIGIATGLVVVGDLVGQGTEERDSAVGETVNLAARLQALAPPNGVVISASTQSLLKGKFDYRNLGVHALKGISEKTQAWHVVRASRLETRFAAAMGTRLTPLVNREEEIALLMGRWQQVKDGDGQVVVKFGEPGIGKSRIIQEIFERIAGDRHGQVSFQCSPYYTSTAFYPFAEQLKFSLGLDREDASAHSLASLETAIAAAHGDIEQVTPLFAALLSIPTGDRYPPLELSPQQQKDATVVALVNHFLGLAREMPLVMVFEDLHWIDPTSREVIDLFVDKVQNEPILVIITARSEFQPSWNAHSHITTLVLNRLSRQLRTTMVERVAGRELPKEVVEEIIVKTDGVPLFLEELTKTVLESNLLTERHGRYVLSGPWRQLAIPATLTDSLMARLDRMGPFKRIAQIGATIGREFSYETLHAVANTPSEQIEAALNHLEEAGLIMRRGHPPDALYSFKHVMIQNAAHASLLHSERRKLHARIVQVLAEMYPEKTEREPELLAHHLTESGQSEGAASFWLKAGKQAAKSGANLEAIGHLHRGLSVVQANARMQGADEMELELRIALGNALIAAKGYAVQEVEENYVRALELGRQLDDEENTFAATRGLWVCHFIRADLTRAHDLSVELLKFAKRERLSERTQPAQQTGYLIEAHRAIAMTMLYRGRFAASQHHLHRCINLYSPDLHSDLMVRHGTDPGVVSLSYLGYLLWFLGRPDAARQHSEQAIANAEKIRHPFTLAFALVFGAYLCQHLRDVEGTRDHANRAMIIATEHNFLHWKQQAAILRGWALTQLGEADEGLSQMRFGLDEYEAMDSWLAGCWFRCLLAEAYAKVGLRDAALRALDGALATARRTGDHSYLAEVYRLQGEITLSDGNPASVQEAEDLFVLSLETARKQGALSWELRTAVSLARLSHDAGKGEQATLLLTPIVGKFSEGFLTPDLKQAMQLVNDLRADAPVRERIDP from the coding sequence ATGCTGGAGAATGAGCCGGGCACGGGAGCGGAAGGCGGGCTGAAGCGCTGGCTCGAAGGCATCGGCCTTGCGCACTACTCCGATCTCTTCGCGCAGCACCGCCTCGATCTCGATGTCATGGCGGATCTCACCGAATCCGACCTGGTCGAGCTCGGATTGCCGCTTGGTGATCGCAAGCGGCTCCAGCGAGCGATGGCGGCGCTGTTCCAGGCTGAAACCGCGGAGGCGCCGGCCGCCGCGGCGCCCCCGCAGGCCCGGGCGGAGGTCGGGGCCGAACGACGTCAACTCACCACCATGTTCTGCGACATGGTGGATTCCACCTCGCTCTCGGTGCAGTTCGATCCGGAAGACGTGCGTGACTTGATCGCGAGCTTCCGCGAGACCTGCGTCCGCGTGGTCAAGCACTACGAGGGCTTTGCCGCCCGGTTCGTCGGCGACGGCATTTTGGTCTATTTCGGCTATCCGACTGCACATGAGGACGACGCCGAGCGCGCGGTGCGTGCGGGGCTCGAGATCGTGCGGGTGCTGTCGACCGCACGCGCGATCGAGCCGCGTGGCGCGCTGAGCCACTCGCCCGCCGTCCGCATCGGGATCGCGACCGGTCTCGTCGTGGTCGGCGACCTCGTGGGGCAGGGCACCGAAGAGCGCGACTCCGCGGTCGGAGAAACCGTGAATCTCGCCGCGCGCCTGCAAGCGCTGGCGCCGCCCAATGGCGTGGTGATTTCGGCCTCGACGCAGTCGCTGCTGAAGGGGAAGTTCGACTACCGCAATCTCGGCGTCCACGCGCTGAAGGGCATCTCGGAGAAGACGCAGGCCTGGCATGTGGTGCGTGCCTCGCGCCTGGAGACCCGGTTTGCCGCCGCGATGGGCACGCGGCTGACGCCGCTCGTCAACCGCGAGGAGGAGATCGCGCTGCTGATGGGGCGCTGGCAGCAGGTCAAGGATGGCGACGGCCAGGTCGTGGTCAAGTTCGGCGAGCCCGGCATCGGCAAGTCGCGCATCATTCAGGAGATCTTCGAGCGGATCGCAGGCGACCGCCACGGACAGGTCTCGTTCCAGTGCTCGCCCTACTACACGTCCACCGCGTTCTATCCGTTCGCCGAGCAGCTCAAATTCTCCCTCGGCCTCGACCGGGAGGATGCGTCCGCGCACTCGCTGGCGAGCCTGGAGACCGCTATCGCCGCCGCCCATGGCGACATCGAGCAGGTCACGCCGCTGTTTGCCGCACTGTTGTCCATTCCGACCGGGGACCGCTATCCGCCGCTCGAGCTGTCGCCGCAGCAGCAGAAGGACGCGACGGTCGTGGCGCTGGTCAATCATTTCCTCGGCCTCGCACGCGAGATGCCGCTCGTGATGGTCTTCGAGGACCTGCACTGGATCGATCCGACCTCCCGCGAGGTCATCGATCTCTTCGTCGACAAGGTGCAGAACGAGCCGATCCTCGTCATCATCACGGCGCGCTCCGAGTTCCAGCCCAGCTGGAATGCGCATTCGCACATCACCACCCTGGTGCTGAACCGCCTCAGCCGGCAGTTGCGCACGACGATGGTCGAGCGCGTCGCCGGGAGAGAGCTTCCCAAGGAGGTCGTCGAGGAGATCATCGTCAAGACCGACGGCGTGCCGTTGTTCCTGGAGGAGCTGACCAAGACCGTTCTCGAATCCAACCTGCTGACCGAGCGGCATGGGCGCTACGTGCTGTCGGGCCCGTGGCGGCAACTCGCGATCCCGGCAACCCTGACGGACTCGCTGATGGCGCGTCTCGACCGGATGGGGCCGTTCAAGCGGATCGCGCAGATCGGTGCCACCATCGGCCGCGAGTTCTCCTATGAGACGCTGCACGCAGTCGCCAATACGCCTTCGGAGCAGATCGAGGCGGCGCTCAATCACCTGGAGGAGGCGGGGCTGATCATGCGCCGCGGCCATCCGCCGGACGCGCTCTACTCCTTCAAGCATGTGATGATCCAGAACGCCGCGCATGCGAGCCTGCTGCACAGCGAGCGGCGCAAGCTGCATGCCCGCATCGTCCAGGTGCTCGCCGAGATGTATCCGGAGAAGACCGAGCGCGAGCCGGAGCTGCTCGCCCATCATCTGACCGAATCCGGCCAGAGCGAGGGTGCGGCGAGCTTCTGGCTCAAGGCCGGCAAGCAGGCGGCCAAGAGCGGCGCCAATCTCGAGGCGATCGGCCATCTGCACCGAGGCCTCAGCGTCGTGCAGGCCAATGCGCGCATGCAGGGCGCCGACGAGATGGAGCTCGAGCTGCGCATCGCGCTCGGCAACGCGCTGATCGCCGCCAAAGGCTATGCGGTGCAGGAAGTCGAGGAGAACTACGTCCGTGCGCTCGAGCTCGGCCGGCAGCTCGACGATGAGGAGAATACCTTTGCTGCCACGCGCGGGCTCTGGGTGTGCCACTTCATCCGAGCGGATCTGACGCGCGCGCACGATCTCAGCGTCGAACTTTTGAAATTCGCCAAGCGCGAGCGGCTGAGCGAGCGGACGCAGCCGGCGCAGCAGACCGGCTATCTGATCGAGGCGCATCGCGCGATCGCGATGACCATGCTCTATCGCGGGCGCTTTGCCGCCTCGCAGCATCATTTGCACCGCTGCATCAATCTCTACAGCCCCGATCTGCATTCCGACCTGATGGTGCGCCACGGCACCGATCCCGGCGTGGTCTCGCTGTCCTATCTCGGCTATCTCCTGTGGTTCCTCGGCCGGCCCGACGCGGCGCGCCAGCACAGCGAACAGGCGATCGCGAACGCCGAAAAGATCCGCCATCCCTTCACGCTCGCTTTCGCGCTGGTGTTCGGCGCCTATCTCTGCCAGCATTTGCGCGACGTCGAAGGCACGCGCGATCACGCCAACCGTGCCATGATCATCGCCACCGAGCACAATTTCCTGCACTGGAAGCAGCAGGCCGCGATCCTGCGCGGCTGGGCGCTGACCCAGCTCGGCGAGGCCGACGAGGGCCTCAGCCAGATGCGCTTCGGCCTCGACGAATATGAGGCGATGGATTCCTGGCTCGCCGGCTGCTGGTTCCGATGCCTGCTCGCGGAAGCCTACGCCAAGGTCGGCCTGCGCGACGCCGCCCTTCGCGCGCTGGACGGAGCGCTGGCGACCGCAAGGCGGACCGGCGATCACTCCTACCTTGCCGAGGTCTATCGGCTGCAAGGCGAGATCACCCTGTCGGACGGCAATCCGGCGTCGGTGCAGGAAGCGGAAGATCTGTTCGTGCTGTCGCTGGAGACCGCGCGCAAACAGGGCGCGCTGTCCTGGGAGCTCCGCACCGCCGTCAGTCTCGCGCGCCTGTCGCATGATGCCGGCAAGGGCGAGCAAGCGACGCTCCTGCTGACGCCGATCGTCGGCAAGTTCAGCGAGGGCTTCCTCACGCCGGACCTGAAGCAGGCGATGCAGCTCGTCAACGACCTTCGCGCGGACGCGCCCGTTCGGGAACGGATCGATCCCTGA
- a CDS encoding protein-L-isoaspartate O-methyltransferase family protein produces the protein MSDLAAARARYVERIAKRERISSKRLLEALAAVPREDFLARGPWRIKSEAARSYRLTPDADPVHLYDNVLVAIDARRKLDTGLPSLWAHFIDLLDVGDKDHVVQIGCGLGYFSAVLSKIVGPKGSVRAIECDERLAARAANFLRAYRNVEVVQGDGCEDIGAPADVIIVHAGFSHPHPLWLQSLRPRGRLLVPLTQRDREGAVIRITRRGKGFEAEPVQQIRIFPGRGRGTTALDDRVADWWQRASALAPLRFRGIEQGLPSDG, from the coding sequence ATGAGCGATCTCGCCGCCGCGCGTGCGCGCTACGTGGAAAGAATCGCAAAGCGCGAGCGGATTTCCTCAAAGCGCCTGCTCGAAGCGCTCGCCGCCGTGCCGCGCGAGGATTTTCTGGCGAGAGGGCCCTGGCGCATCAAGAGCGAGGCGGCGCGCAGTTATCGGCTGACGCCCGACGCCGATCCCGTTCATCTCTACGACAATGTGCTGGTCGCGATCGACGCGCGCCGCAAGCTCGACACCGGCCTGCCGAGCCTGTGGGCGCATTTCATCGATTTGCTCGACGTCGGGGACAAGGACCACGTGGTCCAGATCGGCTGCGGGCTTGGCTATTTCTCGGCGGTGCTGTCGAAGATCGTCGGTCCGAAGGGCAGCGTGCGTGCGATCGAATGCGACGAGCGGCTTGCAGCCCGTGCCGCGAACTTTCTTCGCGCCTATCGCAATGTCGAGGTCGTCCAGGGCGACGGGTGTGAGGACATCGGCGCGCCCGCCGACGTCATCATCGTGCATGCCGGCTTCTCGCATCCGCATCCGCTCTGGCTCCAGTCGCTCCGCCCGCGCGGCCGCCTTCTGGTGCCGCTGACCCAGCGGGACCGCGAAGGTGCCGTCATCAGGATCACGCGCAGGGGCAAGGGGTTCGAGGCCGAGCCGGTCCAGCAGATCAGGATCTTTCCCGGCCGGGGTCGCGGCACGACCGCGCTCGACGACCGCGTCGCCGACTGGTGGCAGCGCGCCTCCGCGCTGGCGCCGCTGCGGTTTCGCGGCATCGAGCAGGGACTGCCGTCGGATGGCTGA
- a CDS encoding non-ribosomal peptide synthetase yields the protein MALSDIASGAGSVGASGETKIFSHIGGLLDFYARRTPAAPALLAPGRPALTYGALGERTQDLVRTLRGLGIAPADRIAVALPRGADSALALIAVASSCACIPVNPDLTADELQRYFSELKLTALVTRADMNSASRDVARALDIAVIDFVPGPNDDLGGCAFVGPAVGPASTSGASRGDDDAFILLTSGTAARPKMVPLTHRNVCLSATNAGRVLSLTSHDRLLNVLPLFHAHGLISGLLTALAAGSSVICTEGFDASSFFGWMRELQPTWYTAVPTIHRALLTAAEANPDRARASSLRVIRSASASLAPAILGGLEATFGVPVLETYGMTEAASQIAANPFELRKLGSVGRAAGPEIAVMDETGRALASGAHGEIVLRGANMSRGYYNDEAATQAAFRDGWFRTGDLGYLDADGYLFIVGRIKDVINRGGQKISPLEVEEVLLSHPAVLEAGVFAVPHPKLGENVAAVVVLRANSEATSDQLRKFARKRLAAYKVPSLIRSVAALPKGASGKVKRNALADLIATAEDADAARLPRTTLETQLAEIWAGLLELPQVGIDQDVFALGADSLAVTQMRSRLRERFNVDFSFEDIFDCATVAALATRLETAATHREAALPAWRRAGAATADAPLSYQQQRMYLLSRLDPTRYNYNVVEVALLKGLVDVAALSASLTAICARHEALRSVFVERQGEPAQLVLQSPPKFERIKLKLKPCPADKQVAVVRRETLKLAQYPFDLAHEPPLKVTLLSFDKSSHALVVNLHHLVTDGWSQRLFWEELAAHYAAARKKGVAALPSSTFQYRDFALWQQSWARTPVAKEQLDYWRTQLDGVTTLPLRTDRPRPEIWSGHGARHYFEFSRALSGDVRALSQDQGVTPFMILLAVFQCLLFRHTSHEDVATGSLIANRNQIESERLIGLFANTLILRNDFGGDPSFGEMLRRVRQVTLDAYRNQDLPIEEVLRALQIARRSDGNPLFRIMFILQNASIEAARFPGLSTRRLEVDPNVARFDITLELVEADGRFTGFFEYATDLFDAATIEDMAAQFKTLLKAVIANPEQRISRLPLLTEAERRQLLAKGHGVPANFTTRGNLSERFDRQARTTPNAVAVSDGHTSLSYRELARRSQAAARWLAREGVGAESVVALLAERGPDLLAAMIAVQRVGAAFLNLDPDQPPARLATILGSSCARVLLIGRAQSAMVEALLEPLVERIQVAELDDAIAPRATKPARAARRAASSLAYLIYTSGSSGAPKGVMIEQRGLSNHLASLISELKLSARDVIAQTAPQSFVISVWQFLAGPMVGARVHVCGNAIVQDPILLAREIEREGITVLEIVPSLLRVIVDRMDEAPILRAFARLRLLISTGEPLPVDLCRAWFARCPKVPLINAYGASECSDDVSLHRLTKPPATATSNVPVGAPLPNTQLYVLDANLEPQPVGVTGELCIGGAGVGRGYINDPAQNKQRFLPDPFLRQAASRLYRTGDLARRRADGTIECLGRADHQVKVRGYRIELKEIENALADHPSVRAGIVEPRREASGDVRLIAHIVARPGSRVSASELRDFLKSRLPGHAIPSAFLFMDQVPLNAHGKIDRSMLLAPAQQEASEPDAAVPARRFTEKVLSDIWIDLLKVENLSVTDNFFDLGGHSLLAGQAMARVARALGVSLPIKTIFEAPTIEELARRVDEAVAAKPHKPAASLPRLTETRLAENGPPTLSIAQDQMIRIEQSLPGLPLFNLPFAFRLQGPLDPATLAQAFGDIVRRHESLRTAFGWSGGEPVSRIATPSELGPVLTVEVIGDGRPHNNKRRQALELRKIDLLIEQETYTPFDTARPPLLRARLLRLHADDHVLLLTLHHAVADGWSIGVLFEELSSRYAALAGRPSAPLPKLPPAFSDVARWQRWWCGTDAARRQAADWTENLRGAAPIFDGDANPGASTGHHPLRLEPDLIARLTAFAGQHNATLFMCLLTGLKALLLARTGRTDISVATAMANRAQPDTDRIVGPFENTVIVRTKITPDLSFAQALVRVRQSVLDAHARQELPFNMLADHLEQQGIDPAALLQVYFTLQNPLRQPLDLPEIAVQSIGNIAREGQPVLPIDQTWLSLMLKERPTGITGSCNYKGELLEARMVGEWIEDFVALLGAAAAQPNTPLDRLLDRRAA from the coding sequence ATGGCATTGTCGGACATTGCATCCGGAGCGGGATCGGTCGGCGCGAGCGGCGAAACGAAGATCTTTTCCCATATCGGCGGCCTTCTCGACTTCTACGCCCGCAGGACGCCGGCGGCGCCCGCCCTCCTCGCCCCTGGCCGGCCGGCCCTCACCTACGGCGCGCTCGGCGAGCGGACGCAGGATCTGGTCCGCACGCTGCGCGGGCTCGGCATCGCGCCGGCTGACCGGATTGCCGTTGCGCTGCCGCGCGGCGCGGACAGCGCGCTGGCACTGATCGCGGTCGCATCAAGCTGCGCCTGCATCCCCGTCAATCCCGATCTGACCGCGGACGAGCTGCAACGCTATTTCAGCGAATTGAAGCTGACGGCGCTCGTCACCCGGGCCGACATGAACTCGGCCAGTCGCGACGTCGCCAGGGCGCTCGATATCGCGGTGATCGATTTCGTGCCGGGGCCGAACGACGATCTCGGAGGCTGCGCGTTCGTGGGCCCGGCGGTCGGTCCGGCGAGCACGAGCGGCGCCTCGCGCGGCGACGACGATGCGTTCATCCTCCTGACGTCAGGCACGGCGGCGCGGCCGAAAATGGTGCCACTCACGCATCGCAATGTCTGCCTGTCCGCCACCAATGCCGGCCGCGTGCTGTCGCTCACGTCCCACGATCGCCTGCTCAACGTCCTGCCGCTGTTTCACGCCCATGGTTTGATCTCGGGTCTGCTGACGGCGCTGGCCGCGGGCTCCAGCGTGATCTGCACCGAGGGTTTCGACGCCTCGTCCTTCTTCGGCTGGATGCGGGAGCTGCAACCGACCTGGTACACGGCGGTGCCGACCATTCATCGCGCGCTGCTGACGGCGGCGGAAGCGAATCCGGACCGCGCCCGGGCCTCGTCGCTGCGCGTGATCCGCTCGGCCTCGGCCTCGCTCGCGCCCGCGATCCTTGGCGGACTGGAGGCGACGTTCGGCGTTCCCGTGCTCGAAACCTACGGCATGACGGAGGCGGCCTCGCAGATCGCGGCCAACCCGTTCGAGCTGCGCAAGCTCGGATCGGTCGGCCGAGCCGCGGGGCCCGAGATCGCGGTCATGGACGAGACGGGCCGCGCGCTTGCGAGCGGCGCACACGGCGAGATCGTGCTGCGCGGCGCGAACATGAGCCGCGGCTATTATAATGACGAGGCGGCGACGCAGGCCGCCTTCCGCGACGGCTGGTTCCGGACCGGCGATCTTGGCTATCTCGATGCCGACGGCTATCTCTTCATCGTCGGCCGCATCAAGGACGTCATCAATCGCGGCGGGCAGAAGATCTCGCCGCTCGAGGTGGAAGAGGTCCTGCTCAGCCATCCGGCAGTGCTGGAGGCCGGCGTCTTTGCCGTTCCGCACCCAAAGCTCGGCGAGAACGTCGCCGCCGTCGTGGTGTTGCGAGCGAATTCCGAGGCGACCTCGGACCAGTTGCGCAAGTTCGCGCGAAAGCGTCTCGCGGCCTACAAGGTGCCGAGCCTGATCCGCAGCGTGGCGGCGCTGCCGAAGGGCGCCAGCGGCAAGGTCAAGCGCAACGCACTGGCTGATCTGATCGCGACGGCGGAGGACGCCGATGCGGCGCGCCTGCCGCGCACCACGCTGGAGACGCAGCTCGCGGAGATCTGGGCCGGTCTGCTGGAGCTGCCGCAGGTCGGCATCGATCAGGACGTCTTCGCGCTCGGCGCGGACTCGCTCGCGGTGACGCAGATGCGCTCGCGCCTGCGCGAACGCTTCAACGTCGACTTCTCGTTCGAGGACATCTTCGACTGCGCTACGGTCGCCGCGCTTGCGACCCGGCTGGAGACCGCCGCAACCCATCGCGAAGCGGCGCTGCCGGCCTGGCGCCGGGCCGGAGCTGCGACAGCGGACGCGCCGCTGTCGTACCAGCAGCAGCGGATGTACCTGCTCTCGCGGCTCGATCCGACCCGCTACAACTATAATGTCGTCGAAGTCGCGCTCCTCAAAGGCCTGGTCGACGTCGCCGCGCTTTCTGCGAGCCTCACCGCGATCTGCGCCCGCCATGAGGCGCTGCGTTCGGTCTTCGTCGAACGGCAGGGCGAGCCGGCGCAGCTTGTGCTGCAATCGCCGCCAAAATTCGAGCGGATCAAGCTCAAGCTCAAGCCCTGCCCTGCGGACAAGCAGGTCGCGGTCGTCCGGCGCGAGACGCTCAAGCTCGCGCAATATCCGTTCGACCTGGCGCACGAGCCACCACTGAAGGTCACGCTGCTGTCGTTCGACAAATCCAGCCACGCGCTGGTGGTCAATTTGCATCACCTCGTCACCGATGGCTGGTCGCAGCGGCTGTTCTGGGAGGAGCTCGCCGCCCATTATGCCGCGGCACGCAAGAAGGGCGTGGCAGCGCTGCCCTCGTCCACTTTCCAGTATCGCGACTTCGCACTGTGGCAGCAGAGCTGGGCGCGAACGCCGGTGGCAAAAGAACAGCTCGATTACTGGCGGACGCAGCTCGACGGCGTCACCACGCTGCCGCTGCGGACCGACCGGCCACGGCCGGAGATCTGGAGCGGTCACGGCGCCCGTCACTATTTCGAATTCTCCAGGGCCCTCTCGGGCGACGTCCGCGCGCTGAGCCAGGACCAGGGCGTCACGCCCTTCATGATCCTGCTCGCGGTGTTTCAGTGCCTGCTATTCCGTCACACCTCGCATGAGGATGTCGCGACCGGATCGCTGATCGCCAACCGCAACCAGATCGAGAGCGAGCGTCTGATCGGGCTGTTCGCCAACACCCTGATCCTGCGCAACGATTTCGGCGGCGATCCCAGCTTCGGAGAGATGTTGCGGCGGGTGCGCCAGGTCACGCTGGATGCCTACCGCAACCAGGACCTCCCTATCGAGGAGGTGCTACGTGCGCTCCAGATCGCACGCCGGAGCGACGGCAATCCGCTGTTCCGGATCATGTTCATCCTCCAGAACGCCTCGATCGAGGCGGCACGCTTTCCGGGTCTGTCGACGCGGCGGCTGGAGGTCGATCCAAACGTGGCGCGATTCGACATCACGCTCGAGCTGGTCGAGGCCGACGGCCGATTCACCGGGTTCTTCGAGTACGCCACCGATCTGTTCGATGCGGCCACGATCGAAGACATGGCTGCTCAATTCAAGACCCTGCTCAAGGCCGTCATCGCCAATCCGGAACAGCGCATCTCGCGCCTGCCGCTGCTGACCGAAGCCGAACGCCGGCAACTGCTGGCGAAGGGCCACGGCGTGCCGGCCAATTTCACCACGCGCGGCAATTTGAGCGAACGCTTCGACCGTCAGGCCAGGACAACGCCGAACGCTGTTGCGGTGTCGGACGGACACACATCGCTGAGCTATCGCGAGCTGGCCCGGCGCAGTCAGGCGGCCGCGCGCTGGCTGGCCCGCGAAGGCGTCGGTGCCGAGAGCGTGGTCGCCTTGCTCGCGGAGCGCGGACCCGATCTGCTCGCCGCAATGATCGCGGTGCAGCGCGTGGGCGCGGCCTTCCTGAACCTCGATCCCGACCAGCCGCCGGCGCGGCTTGCGACCATTCTCGGATCGAGCTGCGCCCGCGTGCTGCTGATCGGGCGCGCCCAATCGGCCATGGTCGAGGCACTGCTCGAGCCGTTGGTCGAGCGCATCCAGGTGGCCGAGCTCGACGACGCGATCGCGCCGCGGGCGACCAAGCCGGCCCGCGCCGCGCGGCGCGCGGCATCCAGCCTCGCCTATCTCATCTATACATCGGGCTCCTCCGGCGCGCCGAAAGGCGTCATGATCGAACAGCGCGGGCTGTCGAACCATCTGGCGTCGCTGATTTCCGAGCTGAAGCTGTCGGCCAGGGACGTGATCGCGCAAACCGCGCCGCAGAGCTTCGTCATCTCGGTCTGGCAGTTCCTCGCTGGGCCGATGGTCGGTGCGCGCGTGCATGTCTGCGGCAACGCGATCGTGCAGGACCCGATCCTGCTCGCGCGGGAGATCGAGCGCGAAGGCATCACCGTGCTCGAGATCGTCCCGTCGCTGCTGCGCGTGATCGTCGATCGCATGGACGAAGCGCCGATCCTGCGCGCCTTCGCGAGGCTCCGCCTCCTGATCTCGACCGGCGAGCCGCTGCCGGTCGACCTCTGCCGCGCCTGGTTCGCCCGCTGCCCGAAAGTGCCGCTGATCAATGCCTATGGCGCATCGGAATGTTCCGACGACGTCTCCCTGCATCGCCTGACCAAGCCGCCCGCGACCGCGACGAGCAACGTTCCGGTCGGCGCGCCGCTGCCGAACACCCAGCTCTACGTGCTCGACGCAAACCTTGAGCCGCAGCCGGTCGGCGTGACCGGCGAGCTCTGCATCGGCGGCGCGGGCGTCGGCCGCGGCTATATCAACGATCCCGCGCAGAACAAGCAACGCTTCCTGCCCGATCCGTTCTTGCGCCAGGCTGCTAGCCGGCTGTACCGGACCGGCGACCTCGCCCGCCGCCGCGCCGACGGGACGATCGAGTGCCTCGGCCGCGCCGACCATCAGGTCAAGGTCCGCGGCTACCGCATCGAGCTCAAGGAGATCGAGAATGCGCTGGCTGACCATCCGAGTGTGCGCGCCGGCATCGTCGAGCCGCGCCGCGAGGCCAGCGGCGATGTCAGGCTGATCGCCCATATCGTCGCAAGGCCCGGCAGCCGGGTCAGCGCCAGCGAGTTGCGCGACTTCCTGAAGAGCCGACTGCCCGGCCATGCCATCCCGTCCGCATTCCTATTCATGGATCAGGTGCCGCTCAACGCCCATGGCAAGATCGACCGGTCCATGCTGCTGGCACCCGCACAGCAAGAAGCATCCGAGCCGGATGCGGCCGTGCCGGCGCGGCGTTTCACCGAAAAGGTGCTCTCCGATATCTGGATCGATCTGCTGAAGGTCGAGAACCTCAGTGTCACCGACAATTTCTTCGATCTCGGCGGCCATTCGTTGCTGGCGGGTCAGGCGATGGCGCGCGTCGCCCGTGCGCTCGGCGTCTCGCTGCCGATCAAGACCATCTTCGAGGCGCCGACGATCGAGGAACTTGCCCGGCGGGTCGACGAGGCCGTGGCGGCGAAGCCGCACAAGCCTGCTGCAAGCCTGCCAAGACTCACTGAAACAAGGCTGGCTGAAAACGGCCCTCCAACGCTCTCGATCGCGCAGGACCAGATGATTCGCATCGAGCAGAGCCTGCCGGGGCTGCCGCTGTTCAACCTGCCCTTCGCCTTCCGCCTCCAGGGCCCGCTCGATCCGGCCACCCTCGCCCAGGCGTTCGGCGACATCGTGCGCCGCCACGAATCGCTGCGGACCGCGTTCGGCTGGAGCGGCGGGGAGCCGGTCAGCCGCATCGCCACACCCAGCGAACTCGGGCCGGTCCTCACCGTCGAGGTCATTGGCGACGGGCGGCCGCACAACAACAAGCGGCGCCAGGCGCTCGAACTCAGGAAGATCGATCTCCTGATCGAGCAGGAGACCTACACCCCGTTCGACACCGCGCGGCCGCCGCTGTTGCGGGCACGGCTGTTGCGGCTCCATGCCGACGATCACGTGCTGCTGCTGACGCTGCATCATGCCGTTGCCGACGGCTGGTCGATCGGCGTGCTGTTTGAGGAATTGTCGAGCCGCTATGCGGCGCTGGCCGGACGTCCCTCAGCGCCGCTGCCGAAGCTGCCGCCGGCCTTTTCGGACGTCGCACGCTGGCAGCGCTGGTGGTGCGGCACCGACGCCGCCCGCCGCCAGGCCGCCGACTGGACGGAGAATCTGCGCGGTGCGGCTCCAATCTTCGACGGCGACGCGAACCCGGGCGCATCCACCGGTCACCATCCGCTCAGGCTCGAACCCGACCTGATCGCGCGGCTCACGGCGTTCGCCGGTCAGCATAACGCCACGCTGTTCATGTGCCTGCTCACCGGCCTGAAGGCCCTGCTGCTGGCACGGACCGGCCGTACCGACATCTCGGTCGCCACCGCGATGGCCAATCGCGCCCAGCCGGACACCGACCGAATCGTCGGCCCGTTCGAGAATACGGTGATCGTCCGCACGAAAATCACGCCGGATCTGTCGTTCGCCCAAGCCTTGGTCCGCGTGCGCCAGAGCGTGCTCGATGCGCATGCGCGGCAGGAGCTGCCGTTCAACATGCTGGCCGACCATCTGGAGCAGCAGGGGATCGACCCGGCCGCGCTGCTCCAAGTCTATTTCACGCTGCAAAATCCGCTGCGCCAGCCGCTCGACCTGCCGGAGATTGCGGTGCAATCGATCGGAAACATCGCGCGCGAGGGGCAGCCGGTGCTGCCGATCGACCAGACCTGGCTGTCGCTGATGCTCAAGGAGCGCCCGACCGGAATCACCGGTTCATGCAATTACAAGGGCGAACTGCTCGAGGCCCGTATGGTCGGCGAGTGGATTGAGGATTTCGTCGCGCTGCTGGGGGCCGCCGCCGCCCAACCCAACACACCGCTCGACCGATTGCTCGATCGCAGGGCTGCTTGA